In the Phycisphaerales bacterium genome, one interval contains:
- the flhB gene encoding flagellar biosynthesis protein FlhB — translation MSEDLGEKTEQPTARRLSEARKEGQVARSQDFSSAVLLAAMTLALALAAMPMLETAGVMIRHALSPETLGIMIDSKQTSHLVAAMGQATVKVLVPVLVVAVVAALVSHIGQFGFIFSSKALVPKIEKLNPISGAKRIYGINAIVKAGLDSFKVLFVMLVAIWAAWDHAPEILALPQHGVLVAAAATGWLLLDTALRMLAVLFLLGILDFIYQRWKNRRDLRMTKQQVKDELKQTDGDPETKRRRMRIQQQIAMHRISAAVPKADVIVTNPEHISIALSYDSTNMEAPRVLAKGADFMAMRIRAIATEHNIPIVERKPLARALYREVEVGEEIPESFFQTVAEILAYVYRLQGRMAG, via the coding sequence ATGTCGGAAGATCTAGGCGAAAAAACAGAACAGCCAACGGCGCGTCGGCTGAGTGAAGCAAGGAAAGAAGGCCAGGTTGCCCGAAGCCAAGATTTTTCTAGCGCGGTGCTCTTAGCAGCCATGACTTTGGCGTTGGCATTGGCAGCAATGCCAATGCTAGAAACAGCTGGAGTCATGATTAGGCATGCACTATCACCTGAAACCTTAGGCATCATGATTGATTCGAAGCAAACGAGTCATCTTGTGGCTGCGATGGGGCAGGCAACTGTCAAAGTTTTGGTCCCTGTATTAGTCGTGGCAGTCGTGGCAGCACTTGTTTCTCATATCGGTCAATTTGGTTTTATCTTTTCGAGTAAAGCGCTGGTCCCAAAGATAGAAAAGCTTAATCCAATCAGTGGTGCCAAACGAATTTATGGCATCAATGCGATCGTAAAAGCAGGCCTTGATTCATTCAAGGTGCTATTCGTGATGCTGGTCGCCATTTGGGCTGCATGGGATCATGCACCAGAGATTTTGGCATTGCCTCAGCATGGCGTTCTCGTAGCAGCTGCGGCGACCGGTTGGTTACTGCTTGATACGGCATTGCGTATGTTGGCAGTACTTTTTCTGTTGGGAATTCTGGACTTTATCTATCAGCGATGGAAGAACCGCCGTGATCTGCGAATGACCAAACAACAGGTCAAAGATGAGCTTAAGCAAACTGACGGTGATCCTGAGACAAAGCGCCGACGAATGAGAATACAACAGCAGATTGCAATGCATCGAATCAGTGCAGCGGTTCCAAAAGCGGATGTCATTGTCACGAATCCAGAACACATTTCGATTGCCTTGTCATATGACAGCACCAACATGGAGGCGCCACGGGTGCTCGCTAAAGGTGCTGATTTTATGGCCATGCGAATTCGAGCAATTGCGACCGAGCACAACATCCCCATTGTGGAGCGTAAGCCACTGGCAAGAGCGCTGTATCGCGAGGTTGAGGTTGGTGAGGAAATACCAGAATCATTTTTTCAGACTGTGGCCGAGATTCTGGCCTATGTCTATCGATTACAGGGACGAATGGCGGGATAG
- the flhA gene encoding flagellar biosynthesis protein FlhA: MQDLVRKSSSPLTVFLAVVIQYKHFLVPLAILGLVAVLVVPMPPFMLDVLLSFNISLAAIILLTTVYMSEPLEFSVFPALLLGTTLFRLVLNIASTRLILSADATTPAEAAGVAGEVIEAFGTFVAGSSLVVGVIIFLILIIVQFVVITKGATRMSEVAARFTLDAMPGKQMAIDADLSAGLIDEKEARLRRTTIMREADFYGAMDGASKFVRGDAIAGIIITLVNILGGFAIGMFYKGWSFGASVDVFTKLTIGDGLASQIPSFIIAVAAGLIVARSGERQRLGDAIPEQLTSQPVALFMVSGFLALLAFTPLPSFPLLVASGLLASIGYLQWRGTKQQEIEANVSEAVSDQSATEEKVEMLLDVDPLEVEIGYGLVPMVDAASGGDLLDRISMVRRQLAVELGIVMPPIRIRDNMQLGPNLYRVKLRGAEIGEGTAYPNLLMAMDSGVTTGAIDGISEREPAFGLPAIWIEPQAKPRAEMLGYTVVDPTSVMATHVTELVKAHADELLSREEVNHLLDQLRKRTPKLVEEAVPAVVTTSQLQKVLQGLLQERVPIRDLETIVETLADWAPQTKDIVVLTEYARHALRRTISAQWAEVDAEGKARLFVVTMDPSLEEQIGGYIDRSNAGTSLNMPPALAAAIARSVYEASESLVRDGHQLIVLASPAVRAQVKQILDAHLPGSSVLAYNEIVKGLDVESFGLVQVAAAETATPNQAGAAVDVA, encoded by the coding sequence ATGCAGGATCTAGTTCGTAAATCATCATCTCCGCTGACAGTTTTTCTGGCTGTGGTGATTCAATACAAGCACTTCTTAGTTCCATTGGCCATTCTTGGTTTAGTGGCGGTTTTGGTAGTACCAATGCCGCCGTTCATGCTCGATGTCCTTCTGTCATTCAATATCTCATTGGCGGCCATTATCTTGCTGACTACGGTCTACATGAGCGAGCCGCTCGAATTCAGTGTCTTTCCCGCTCTTTTACTCGGCACAACGCTCTTCAGGTTAGTGCTCAACATTGCTTCAACGCGACTCATTCTTTCTGCGGACGCCACGACGCCAGCCGAAGCAGCTGGCGTTGCAGGTGAAGTGATTGAGGCTTTCGGCACGTTTGTTGCTGGATCTTCTTTGGTGGTTGGTGTCATTATTTTCCTGATACTGATCATTGTGCAGTTTGTGGTCATTACCAAAGGTGCGACGCGCATGAGTGAAGTCGCCGCAAGGTTCACGCTCGATGCAATGCCTGGCAAACAAATGGCTATTGACGCAGATCTTTCAGCTGGGTTGATCGATGAGAAAGAAGCACGTTTGCGGCGTACGACAATCATGCGTGAAGCAGACTTCTATGGTGCGATGGATGGTGCCAGTAAGTTTGTTCGTGGTGACGCAATTGCGGGCATCATCATCACGCTGGTTAATATTCTGGGTGGTTTTGCAATTGGAATGTTTTACAAGGGCTGGTCCTTTGGCGCCTCTGTTGATGTTTTCACGAAATTGACCATTGGTGATGGCTTGGCGAGCCAAATACCATCTTTCATTATCGCAGTTGCTGCTGGACTGATTGTTGCCCGAAGTGGCGAGCGTCAGCGTCTTGGTGATGCGATTCCCGAGCAGCTGACGAGTCAGCCGGTGGCACTGTTCATGGTGTCGGGCTTTCTTGCGTTGCTTGCGTTTACTCCTTTGCCATCGTTCCCATTGCTGGTGGCATCTGGATTGCTTGCGAGCATTGGTTATCTGCAGTGGCGTGGTACCAAACAACAAGAAATTGAGGCCAATGTTTCTGAGGCCGTCTCCGATCAGAGTGCGACTGAGGAAAAAGTGGAGATGCTGCTGGATGTCGATCCGCTTGAAGTTGAAATTGGCTATGGACTTGTTCCGATGGTTGATGCGGCTTCTGGCGGAGATTTGCTCGACCGTATCTCAATGGTACGGCGTCAGTTGGCGGTTGAACTTGGCATTGTTATGCCGCCGATTCGTATTCGGGACAATATGCAGTTGGGACCAAATCTGTACCGAGTGAAACTTCGTGGTGCGGAGATTGGAGAAGGGACAGCGTATCCCAATCTCTTGATGGCGATGGATTCTGGTGTCACAACTGGCGCCATTGACGGCATCAGTGAACGCGAGCCAGCATTTGGTTTGCCTGCGATTTGGATTGAGCCACAAGCCAAGCCGCGGGCAGAGATGCTTGGCTACACCGTTGTTGATCCCACCAGTGTCATGGCAACCCATGTCACGGAGTTGGTGAAGGCACATGCGGATGAACTACTGAGTCGAGAAGAAGTTAATCATCTTTTAGATCAGCTACGGAAAAGAACTCCAAAGCTCGTTGAAGAGGCGGTGCCAGCGGTTGTCACAACCAGTCAGCTTCAGAAAGTGCTTCAAGGATTGTTGCAAGAGCGCGTTCCAATACGCGACCTTGAGACAATTGTGGAGACCCTGGCAGACTGGGCGCCCCAAACCAAGGATATTGTGGTCCTCACAGAGTATGCCCGCCATGCACTGCGGCGCACGATCTCCGCTCAATGGGCAGAAGTTGATGCAGAAGGAAAGGCTCGTTTGTTTGTGGTCACGATGGATCCTTCCCTTGAAGAGCAAATCGGTGGGTATATAGATCGAAGTAATGCGGGCACATCGCTCAATATGCCGCCTGCACTTGCGGCTGCGATTGCTCGAAGTGTTTATGAAGCCAGTGAGTCCCTTGTGCGAGATGGACACCAATTAATTGTGTTGGCATCACCAGCTGTTCGCGCACAGGTCAAGCAAATACTTGATGCCCACCTTCCCGGGTCATCAGTTTTAGCGTACAACGAAATTGTTAAAGGACTTGATGTTGAATCATTTGGTCTCGTTCAAGTGGCAGCCGCTGAAACGGCTACGCCCAACCAGGCGGGAGCAGCTGTAGACGTTGCGTAG
- the fliP gene encoding flagellar type III secretion system pore protein FliP (The bacterial flagellar biogenesis protein FliP forms a type III secretion system (T3SS)-type pore required for flagellar assembly.): MTLRRWHFLSLLICCGAIALFTSSLTAQQANVVQISQTDPGALNNPNPLTVLQDVANAIPGTDGRLSAVLNIMLLLTVLALVPSILILCTCFIRLVIVFGLLRQALGTQGMPPSQVVVGLSLFLTLVIMTPTLERMYVEGIQPYAEGKETNYEVAWNRTKQPLRDFMFGQLEATGNWSSLYMILNYRGVDTSSPEELKRSDVDMIALIPAYVLSELKTAFLIGFRVFLPFLVIDMVIASILISMGMLMLPPVLISLPFKLLLFVLVDGWALVAGSLLASVAQGEGPVDVTGQIFGSGP; the protein is encoded by the coding sequence ATGACCCTTCGTCGATGGCATTTTCTTTCATTGCTTATCTGCTGTGGTGCGATTGCATTATTTACATCCTCACTTACAGCACAACAAGCCAATGTCGTTCAGATCTCACAAACAGATCCCGGTGCACTAAATAATCCCAACCCACTGACTGTTTTGCAGGATGTTGCAAACGCCATTCCAGGTACAGATGGGCGACTGAGTGCCGTACTTAACATCATGTTGTTGTTAACGGTTCTTGCGTTAGTTCCGTCAATATTGATTCTCTGTACTTGTTTTATTCGTCTCGTCATTGTTTTTGGATTGCTGCGTCAGGCATTGGGGACACAAGGGATGCCACCAAGTCAGGTGGTGGTTGGTCTGAGTCTCTTTCTCACCTTGGTGATCATGACTCCGACACTTGAGCGGATGTACGTTGAAGGTATTCAGCCTTATGCAGAAGGCAAAGAAACAAATTATGAGGTTGCATGGAATCGAACCAAGCAACCGCTTCGAGACTTCATGTTTGGACAATTAGAAGCGACCGGGAACTGGTCAAGTCTCTACATGATTCTCAACTACCGCGGTGTAGATACTTCTTCGCCAGAAGAACTGAAGCGCAGTGATGTAGACATGATCGCGTTGATACCTGCTTATGTGCTTAGTGAGTTGAAGACGGCGTTCTTGATTGGATTTCGAGTTTTTCTGCCGTTCCTTGTCATTGACATGGTCATTGCGAGCATTTTGATCTCCATGGGCATGTTGATGTTGCCCCCAGTTTTGATTTCATTGCCGTTTAAGTTGTTGTTGTTTGTGTTGGTCGATGGATGGGCGCTTGTAGCTGGTTCACTGTTGGCAAGTGTGGCTCAGGGTGAAGGTCCTGTGGATGTCACCGGGCAGATCTTTGGTAGTGGCCCGTAG
- a CDS encoding MotA/TolQ/ExbB proton channel family protein, which yields MDLATIVGLVLGIACVLAALVIGGSFISYVDPASLMIVLGGGTAATLTAFPLARFMKLPRISARALFHKSMDPAEMVDSIVGLAEVARRDGILALESSLAEIEDPFLISGIQMAVDGTDPDVIEHVMEADLENLIERHESGKSMLESLGRYAPAFGMIGTLIGLVAMLSGMDDPKAIGAGMAAALLTTLYGALIANVVFLPMADKLGARTSEETLLKTMIIQGVMSIQSGDNPRNVESKLLTFLPPTSRITQQQRREAA from the coding sequence GTGGATCTTGCAACGATAGTCGGACTTGTATTAGGTATAGCTTGCGTTCTTGCGGCGCTGGTTATTGGCGGATCATTTATCAGCTACGTGGATCCCGCGTCGCTCATGATTGTGCTTGGTGGCGGTACAGCTGCAACGCTTACAGCGTTCCCGCTCGCCCGCTTCATGAAGCTGCCCAGGATTAGTGCCCGTGCGCTATTTCACAAATCAATGGATCCAGCTGAAATGGTTGATTCAATCGTTGGGTTGGCAGAGGTTGCTCGACGCGATGGCATCTTGGCATTGGAAAGCTCATTAGCTGAAATTGAAGATCCCTTCCTAATCAGTGGTATTCAGATGGCCGTTGACGGAACCGATCCTGACGTCATTGAGCACGTCATGGAAGCTGATCTTGAGAATCTGATTGAGCGACATGAAAGTGGCAAGAGCATGCTTGAGTCGCTGGGTCGGTATGCGCCAGCCTTCGGCATGATCGGAACGCTTATTGGCCTTGTCGCAATGCTCTCGGGTATGGACGATCCCAAAGCGATTGGCGCAGGTATGGCTGCAGCATTGTTGACAACGCTCTATGGAGCGCTCATTGCCAATGTTGTCTTCCTTCCAATGGCCGACAAATTGGGAGCGCGGACATCGGAAGAGACATTGCTTAAGACAATGATCATTCAAGGAGTGATGTCAATTCAGTCTGGTGACAATCCACGCAATGTCGAATCTAAGTTATTGACATTCTTGCCGCCAACAAGTCGTATTACCCAACAGCAACGACGAGAGGCAGCTTGA
- the fliQ gene encoding flagellar biosynthesis protein FliQ, producing the protein MEADAVDIVRQAFMLSLLIAAPILGAGLIVGLIISLLQAVTQVQEQTLSFVPKIVAMVLVAVAILGWLTVKMTDFAIDMFVWF; encoded by the coding sequence ATGGAAGCTGATGCAGTTGATATTGTCAGGCAAGCATTCATGCTTTCGCTACTGATCGCTGCGCCAATTCTTGGGGCTGGTTTGATTGTTGGCTTAATAATTAGTTTGTTGCAGGCCGTGACACAAGTGCAGGAGCAGACTCTGAGCTTCGTGCCCAAAATTGTTGCCATGGTCTTGGTGGCGGTGGCGATTCTTGGTTGGTTGACTGTGAAAATGACTGACTTCGCAATTGACATGTTTGTGTGGTTTTGA
- a CDS encoding flagellar motor protein MotB, protein MSPRRAKKSRETPGWVVTFGDMMALLLCFFILLQMFSELKKDHEYQRVITAIKDAFGYSGGVGVMPIDDVPLNSMVEVLEEIAIENDAQQLESQNDAQGLDGPHLRVTRVREGIVFTIGGPTTFKEGSATISTQGRAELEQLATLLAGRSNKVIVRGHAAAKYLDPGSSWDDLDDLSFHRARNVKSVLVDLGIEDRVFRLEAVGMREPVNPRALNHNDVAENRRVEIILTEQTIHEFNQDADFSSPSLVRGES, encoded by the coding sequence ATGTCGCCTCGTAGAGCAAAAAAGTCTCGTGAGACACCTGGATGGGTGGTCACCTTTGGTGACATGATGGCCTTGCTCTTGTGCTTCTTTATTTTGCTTCAGATGTTTTCTGAGCTCAAGAAGGATCACGAATATCAACGTGTTATTACAGCGATCAAAGATGCTTTTGGTTATTCCGGGGGCGTTGGCGTGATGCCAATTGATGATGTCCCACTTAATTCAATGGTCGAAGTTCTTGAGGAAATTGCCATTGAGAATGATGCCCAGCAGCTTGAGAGTCAGAATGACGCCCAAGGCCTCGATGGCCCGCACTTACGGGTCACACGTGTACGTGAGGGTATTGTCTTTACGATTGGTGGGCCGACGACCTTTAAGGAGGGCTCGGCCACAATTAGTACCCAAGGGCGAGCGGAGCTTGAGCAGTTAGCCACTCTGTTGGCAGGCCGCTCTAATAAAGTAATCGTTCGTGGGCATGCAGCGGCAAAGTACCTCGATCCTGGAAGTTCTTGGGATGATTTAGACGATCTCAGTTTTCATCGAGCGCGCAATGTGAAATCAGTGCTGGTTGATCTTGGTATTGAGGATCGAGTGTTTCGCTTGGAGGCCGTTGGTATGCGTGAACCGGTCAACCCGCGTGCACTAAACCACAATGATGTGGCGGAAAACCGTCGTGTCGAGATCATTCTCACTGAGCAGACGATTCACGAATTCAATCAAGACGCAGACTTTTCATCACCAAGTCTGGTACGAGGGGAATCTTAG
- a CDS encoding flagellar biosynthetic protein FliR, which produces MQAIAPHIPAALLVIFRIGGLMMFAPVLGSNLIPVKFKALLAVVLGLAIYGIVSTGPVSMGAFQLNLWSLAPLIALEMMIGLLIGFFASLPFVGVQMGGLLMGQQMGLGFVSFYNPASDSDADLLGQILFFMALAGFLMIGGLDAIVYCLLQTFQHIPIGTFTLGEETIAVILSLLLAACEMALRIAAPVLAIIFLQSIAMGFVAKTVPQLNILSLGFPLRILIGLVILIAGLVVIDEVILDGMNSMLGTLMTWVKGQ; this is translated from the coding sequence TTGCAAGCGATTGCACCGCACATTCCCGCCGCACTTCTTGTGATCTTCCGAATCGGAGGACTCATGATGTTTGCGCCAGTTCTTGGTTCGAACCTCATTCCAGTGAAGTTCAAGGCGCTGCTTGCAGTGGTTCTAGGGCTCGCCATTTACGGGATTGTGAGCACGGGTCCGGTCAGTATGGGCGCCTTCCAGTTGAACCTTTGGTCGCTGGCACCCCTGATCGCACTGGAGATGATGATTGGTCTGCTGATTGGGTTTTTTGCAAGCCTGCCATTTGTCGGAGTGCAGATGGGCGGATTACTCATGGGGCAACAGATGGGGCTGGGCTTCGTGAGTTTTTACAATCCAGCCTCAGATTCGGACGCCGATCTATTGGGCCAGATTTTGTTCTTTATGGCGCTCGCAGGCTTCCTCATGATCGGTGGGCTCGACGCGATTGTGTACTGTCTATTACAGACCTTTCAGCACATTCCAATTGGCACCTTCACGCTCGGCGAGGAGACGATCGCCGTGATCCTGTCACTCTTATTGGCAGCGTGCGAAATGGCTCTCAGGATTGCGGCGCCGGTTCTGGCGATCATCTTTCTACAGAGTATCGCCATGGGATTTGTGGCCAAGACGGTGCCGCAACTGAACATTTTGAGCCTGGGATTTCCATTAAGAATTCTGATTGGTCTCGTCATTCTGATTGCAGGTCTTGTTGTGATTGATGAGGTCATCCTTGATGGGATGAACTCCATGTTGGGTACGCTTATGACTTGGGTGAAGGGACAGTAG
- the flhF gene encoding flagellar biosynthesis protein FlhF, with product MKKIYRAYSMTQALAAVQADLGGKAVITTTRSYRRGGFMGIGGRQVVEVTAQLPKTPAASKERPKPTPSPKPPAAKTATVSQSMAGRAYSASREPGKARERLSIAMTPNTMPVPESLATPPQRGAEAPVIGLQQKSSSQVVQAVACRQQSRLPGSPQRFMLQPQQELSGVTSKAAGDANSVEDSVDDAADRVSHSMQQELESIKSMVSTVLDRQENIHAAPTKLPEELFEHYLHLVSQDLSDQLAEEVLMTVAGELSGDEIGQEEVVRASIQEHLAALIPVGEDVRLQVGRPGEPRVIVLVGPTGVGKTTTVAKLAAACKLHGRHSVGLITADTYRIAAVDQLRTYANIIGLPLEVALTPADMKQAIHALRGCELILVDTAGRSQNDKDKLAELREMITAADPDEVHLVLSGTAGQRVLMREAEAFSPVGIDRIVLTKLDEAVSFGMLVNVIRQVGATLSFMTTGQEVPDHIEPGSASRLAELVMEGSLVNA from the coding sequence GTGAAGAAGATCTATAGAGCCTATTCAATGACCCAGGCACTTGCCGCAGTGCAAGCTGATCTCGGTGGAAAGGCAGTCATTACCACAACGCGAAGCTATCGACGCGGTGGATTTATGGGTATCGGTGGGCGTCAAGTGGTTGAGGTCACTGCCCAGTTGCCCAAGACTCCAGCGGCTTCCAAAGAGCGACCCAAGCCAACTCCCTCGCCAAAGCCACCGGCGGCTAAGACAGCGACTGTGTCTCAGTCCATGGCGGGGCGCGCCTATTCGGCCAGTAGAGAGCCAGGCAAGGCTCGTGAGCGACTCTCAATCGCAATGACGCCAAATACGATGCCGGTCCCGGAGTCTCTTGCTACGCCGCCTCAGCGAGGTGCAGAGGCGCCTGTGATCGGTCTTCAGCAAAAAAGTTCTAGTCAGGTTGTACAAGCAGTTGCTTGTCGGCAGCAGTCTCGTTTGCCTGGATCACCGCAGCGTTTCATGCTCCAGCCCCAACAGGAGTTATCAGGGGTAACGAGCAAGGCTGCTGGTGACGCGAACTCGGTGGAAGATTCAGTCGATGATGCGGCAGACAGAGTGAGCCACTCGATGCAGCAAGAGCTTGAGTCAATAAAGTCAATGGTTTCAACAGTGCTGGATCGCCAAGAGAATATTCATGCGGCACCGACGAAACTACCTGAAGAACTCTTTGAGCACTACCTTCACCTCGTCTCGCAGGATCTATCGGATCAGCTTGCTGAGGAAGTTTTAATGACAGTTGCTGGTGAACTCAGCGGAGATGAGATCGGTCAAGAAGAAGTTGTGCGGGCATCGATTCAGGAGCATCTCGCAGCCTTAATCCCAGTCGGTGAGGATGTGAGGCTCCAGGTTGGCCGGCCGGGTGAGCCTCGGGTGATTGTCTTGGTTGGTCCCACAGGTGTCGGAAAAACAACAACGGTGGCCAAGCTCGCCGCCGCTTGCAAGCTTCACGGAAGGCATTCTGTTGGCCTCATCACTGCTGATACCTATCGAATCGCCGCCGTTGACCAGCTGCGAACCTATGCCAATATCATTGGTCTGCCGTTAGAGGTCGCATTGACGCCTGCTGATATGAAGCAAGCAATTCACGCCCTCCGCGGATGCGAGCTGATCTTGGTGGATACGGCTGGGAGAAGCCAAAACGACAAGGATAAATTGGCTGAGCTTCGAGAGATGATTACAGCAGCAGATCCAGATGAAGTGCATCTGGTTCTATCCGGTACAGCAGGGCAGCGCGTCCTGATGCGGGAGGCTGAGGCCTTCTCCCCAGTTGGTATTGACCGAATTGTGCTCACAAAGCTCGATGAGGCGGTGAGTTTTGGCATGTTAGTGAATGTAATTCGCCAGGTTGGTGCTACTCTGAGCTTTATGACTACTGGCCAGGAGGTTCCGGATCACATCGAACCGGGATCTGCGAGCCGCTTAGCTGAACTTGTAATGGAGGGTTCTCTCGTCAATGCATGA
- a CDS encoding flagellar biosynthetic protein FliO, which yields MMTARVRGHLGAVMLAIAGICSLSGLALGVQQPPLLEANNPVSVPVQLSVPEAEVAQATALPVAKIEQLPLGHPQKSRALGIASGADGDTPAVDSYDPTQNEVVRVLLALGGVLALILLLRAVLRRMGAASGVGSLGGRRPSGVLEVLGRFPTGRKQSMVLLKLGRRIVLVHQTPMGMQSLAEVVDPDEVASLLTRVEAGHGVRGGKKPGAALKRIFSAKRSNTSGDQFSSVLKEMQDDPWDAVEAANSGDVVASGQDVQSVLSRAPRRETGVDGSELVDLTRAAKINLKKGGSAGSSRGGEARR from the coding sequence ATGATGACCGCACGGGTCAGAGGACATTTGGGCGCTGTAATGCTCGCAATTGCGGGCATCTGCTCGTTAAGTGGTCTGGCCTTGGGCGTTCAGCAGCCTCCACTTCTAGAAGCCAATAATCCTGTTTCGGTGCCGGTCCAGCTATCAGTGCCCGAGGCTGAGGTTGCACAAGCAACAGCGTTGCCAGTGGCCAAAATTGAGCAACTTCCATTAGGGCATCCTCAGAAAAGTAGGGCACTTGGTATTGCTTCTGGTGCTGATGGCGATACGCCTGCTGTTGACTCTTACGATCCAACTCAAAATGAGGTGGTCCGCGTTCTTCTTGCGCTCGGTGGTGTACTGGCTCTGATCCTGCTTTTGCGTGCCGTTTTACGTCGCATGGGCGCTGCATCTGGAGTTGGATCGTTGGGTGGTCGACGGCCGTCTGGTGTACTTGAGGTCTTAGGGCGTTTCCCGACAGGGCGAAAACAATCGATGGTGCTCCTGAAACTCGGGCGTCGTATCGTTTTGGTGCATCAGACGCCCATGGGCATGCAATCATTAGCTGAGGTAGTTGATCCTGATGAAGTCGCGTCATTGCTGACTCGTGTTGAGGCAGGGCATGGTGTTCGGGGTGGAAAAAAGCCGGGGGCCGCGCTGAAGCGAATATTCTCCGCCAAGCGATCCAATACATCAGGCGATCAGTTCTCAAGCGTCTTAAAGGAGATGCAAGATGATCCCTGGGACGCTGTTGAAGCGGCGAATTCTGGAGATGTCGTGGCAAGCGGTCAGGATGTCCAGTCGGTTTTATCACGCGCGCCACGCCGTGAGACGGGTGTGGATGGTAGTGAGTTAGTTGACTTGACCCGCGCCGCAAAGATCAATCTTAAAAAGGGCGGGTCCGCTGGTTCTTCTCGTGGTGGGGAGGCTAGAAGATGA
- the fliN gene encoding flagellar motor switch protein FliN: MADQADQGFTPQSHQPHEQPKTPPIPSAEMPPTVPDADDALKQVSKAAEKVASTSQDPLNSSAVPTGLDMPEFEHSSHPKTALNGGSQFNGTSGAGLDRLDDVELDVRIELGRTRMYVQDVLRLNADSVIELERPAGDPVDIRVNGQLVARGEVLVVDETLCVRIGEIVEEGHSNR; this comes from the coding sequence ATGGCCGACCAAGCAGATCAGGGCTTCACGCCGCAGTCACATCAGCCGCACGAGCAACCCAAGACACCACCAATTCCGTCTGCCGAGATGCCACCTACGGTTCCGGATGCTGATGATGCGCTAAAGCAGGTGTCGAAAGCAGCAGAAAAGGTGGCATCGACCTCACAGGATCCGCTCAATTCTTCAGCGGTGCCGACGGGGTTAGACATGCCAGAATTCGAACATTCATCGCACCCTAAGACAGCCCTCAATGGCGGGTCTCAGTTCAATGGAACTTCGGGTGCTGGACTTGATCGGCTCGATGACGTTGAGCTTGATGTTCGAATCGAACTTGGTCGGACGCGAATGTACGTGCAGGACGTGCTTCGTCTTAACGCGGACTCAGTGATAGAGCTAGAAAGGCCAGCTGGTGACCCTGTTGATATTCGAGTCAATGGACAGCTGGTTGCCCGTGGTGAAGTATTAGTAGTTGATGAGACGCTTTGTGTGAGAATTGGCGAGATTGTCGAGGAAGGCCATAGCAACAGGTAA